From the Patagioenas fasciata isolate bPatFas1 chromosome Z, bPatFas1.hap1, whole genome shotgun sequence genome, one window contains:
- the CHRNB3 gene encoding neuronal acetylcholine receptor subunit beta-3 isoform X5 codes for MLCLVLFALCLSHSDVAAFSSIAESEDMLLKHLFQGYQKWVRPVQNSNDTIKVHFGLKISQLVDVDEKNQLMTTNVWLKQEWIDHKLSWNPDEYGGITAIRVPSESLWLPDIVLFENADGRFEGSLMTKVIVKYNGVVTWMPPASYKSSCTMDVTFFPFDRQNCSMKFGSWTYDGNMVDLILVDENVDRKDFFDNGEWEILNAKATYHPMAPWVKRLFLQKLPQLLCMKGHIDRYSFSETEEKKTTLKSKLLGKQKHKQAKEGEKIIIAFLEKAADSIRYISRHVKKEHFIRQVVQDWKFVAQVLDRIFLWLFLVVSVTGSVLIFTPALQMWLNSTL; via the exons ATGCTTTGCCTAGTGCTTTTTGCACTGTGTCTGAGCCACTCAG ATGTGGCTGCCTTCAGTTCAATTGCTGAAAGTGAGGACATGCTCCTCAAGCACTTATTTCAAGGCTATCAGAAATGGGTCCGCCCCGTGCAAAACTCCAATGACACCATCAAAGTCCATTTTGGATTAAAGATATCACAGCTTGTGGATGTG GATGAGAAGAATCAGCTGATGACAACCAACGTGTGGCTGAAGCAG GAATGGATTGACCACAAGCTCTCCTGGAATCCAGATGAATATGGAGGGATCACTGCCATCCGTGTCCCCTCTGAATCCTTGTGGCTTCCTGACATTGTTTTGTTTGAAAA TGCTGATGGACGTTTTGAAGGATCCCTGATGACCAAAGTCATAGTGAAGTACAACGGAGTGGTGACCTGGATGCCACCAGCCAGTTATAAGAGCTCCTGCACGATGGATGTGACCTTTTTTCCTTTCGACAGGCAGAACTGCTCCATGAAATTTGGGTCATGGACATATGATGGCAATATGGTGGACTTGATTTTGGTGGATGAAAATGTAGACAGAAAAGACTTCTTTGATAATGGGGAGTGGGAGATCTTAAACGCCAAAG CAACTTACCATCCCATGGCTCCTTGGGTTAAAAGACTCTTCCTTCAGAAGTTGCCTCAGCTACTTTGCATGAAGGGCCATATAGATCGTTACTCCTTCTCAGAGactgaagaaaagaaaactaCCTTGAAATCAAAGCTGCTGGGGAAGCAGAAACACAAGCAAGcaaaagaaggagagaaaatcATTATAGCCTTCCTGGAAAAGGCAGCTGACTCCATTCGATACATTTCCAGACATGTTAAAAAGGAGCATTTCATCAGACAG gTCGTCCAAGACTGGAAATTTGTAGCTCAAGTCCTGGATCGGATCTTCCTGTGGTTGTTTCTGGTGGTGTCTGTGACGGGTTCAGTTCTCATCTTTACCCCTGCATTACAGATGTGGCTGAACAGCACTTTGTAA
- the CHRNB3 gene encoding neuronal acetylcholine receptor subunit beta-3 isoform X2, with the protein MLCLVLFALCLSHSDVAAFSSIAESEDMLLKHLFQGYQKWVRPVQNSNDTIKVHFGLKISQLVDVDEKNQLMTTNVWLKQEWIDHKLSWNPDEYGGITAIRVPSESLWLPDIVLFENADGRFEGSLMTKVIVKYNGVVTWMPPASYKSSCTMDVTFFPFDRQNCSMKFGSWTYDGNMVDLILVDENVDRKDFFDNGEWEILNAKGMKGNRKDGLYSYPFVTYSFVLRRLPLFYTLFLIIPCLGLSFLTVLVFYLPSDEGEKLSLSTSVLVSLTVFLLVIEEIIPSSSKVIPLIGEYLLFIMIFVTLSIIVTVFVINVHHRSSATYHPMAPWVKRLFLQKLPQLLCMKGHIDRYSFSETEEKKTTLKSKLLGKQKHKQAKEGEKIIIAFLEKAADSIRYISRHVKKEHFIRQVVQDWKFVAQVLDRIFLWLFLVVSVTGSVLIFTPALQMWLNSTL; encoded by the exons ATGCTTTGCCTAGTGCTTTTTGCACTGTGTCTGAGCCACTCAG ATGTGGCTGCCTTCAGTTCAATTGCTGAAAGTGAGGACATGCTCCTCAAGCACTTATTTCAAGGCTATCAGAAATGGGTCCGCCCCGTGCAAAACTCCAATGACACCATCAAAGTCCATTTTGGATTAAAGATATCACAGCTTGTGGATGTG GATGAGAAGAATCAGCTGATGACAACCAACGTGTGGCTGAAGCAG GAATGGATTGACCACAAGCTCTCCTGGAATCCAGATGAATATGGAGGGATCACTGCCATCCGTGTCCCCTCTGAATCCTTGTGGCTTCCTGACATTGTTTTGTTTGAAAA TGCTGATGGACGTTTTGAAGGATCCCTGATGACCAAAGTCATAGTGAAGTACAACGGAGTGGTGACCTGGATGCCACCAGCCAGTTATAAGAGCTCCTGCACGATGGATGTGACCTTTTTTCCTTTCGACAGGCAGAACTGCTCCATGAAATTTGGGTCATGGACATATGATGGCAATATGGTGGACTTGATTTTGGTGGATGAAAATGTAGACAGAAAAGACTTCTTTGATAATGGGGAGTGGGAGATCTTAAACGCCAAAGGTATGAAAGGGAACAGGAAGGATGGGCTGTACTCTTACCCATTTGTCACTTACTCGTTTGTGTTGAGACGCCTTCCACTCTTTTACACTCTTTTCTTAATAATCCCTTGCCTGGGATTGTCTTTTCTAACCGTCCTGGTGTTTTACCTGCCTTCAGATGAAGGAGAAAAGCTTTCATTGTCGACATCAGTTCTAGTCTCCCTCACTGTTTTCCTTTTAGTGATTGAGGAAATAATCCCTTCTTCTTCCAAAGTCATCCCTCTGATTGGTGAGTATCTGCTGTTCATCATGATTTTTGTGACCCTTTCTATTATTGTGACTGTTTTTGTTATCAATGTCCACCACCGCTCCTCAGCAACTTACCATCCCATGGCTCCTTGGGTTAAAAGACTCTTCCTTCAGAAGTTGCCTCAGCTACTTTGCATGAAGGGCCATATAGATCGTTACTCCTTCTCAGAGactgaagaaaagaaaactaCCTTGAAATCAAAGCTGCTGGGGAAGCAGAAACACAAGCAAGcaaaagaaggagagaaaatcATTATAGCCTTCCTGGAAAAGGCAGCTGACTCCATTCGATACATTTCCAGACATGTTAAAAAGGAGCATTTCATCAGACAG gTCGTCCAAGACTGGAAATTTGTAGCTCAAGTCCTGGATCGGATCTTCCTGTGGTTGTTTCTGGTGGTGTCTGTGACGGGTTCAGTTCTCATCTTTACCCCTGCATTACAGATGTGGCTGAACAGCACTTTGTAA
- the CHRNB3 gene encoding neuronal acetylcholine receptor subunit beta-3 isoform X4 yields MLCLVLFALCLSHSDVAAFSSIAESEDMLLKHLFQGYQKWVRPVQNSNDTIKVHFGLKISQLVDVDEKNQLMTTNVWLKQEWIDHKLSWNPDEYGGITAIRVPSESLWLPDIVLFENADGRFEGSLMTKVIVKYNGVVTWMPPASYKSSCTMDVTFFPFDRQNCSMKFGSWTYDGNMVDLILVDENVDRKDFFDNGEWEILNAKGMKGNRKDGLYSYPFVTYSFVLRRLPLFYTLFLIIPCLGLSFLTVLVFYLPSDEGEKLSLSTSVLVSLTVFLLVIEEIIPSSSKVIPLIATYHPMAPWVKRLFLQKLPQLLCMKGHIDRYSFSETEEKKTTLKSKLLGKQKHKQAKEGEKIIIAFLEKAADSIRYISRHVKKEHFIRQVVQDWKFVAQVLDRIFLWLFLVVSVTGSVLIFTPALQMWLNSTL; encoded by the exons ATGCTTTGCCTAGTGCTTTTTGCACTGTGTCTGAGCCACTCAG ATGTGGCTGCCTTCAGTTCAATTGCTGAAAGTGAGGACATGCTCCTCAAGCACTTATTTCAAGGCTATCAGAAATGGGTCCGCCCCGTGCAAAACTCCAATGACACCATCAAAGTCCATTTTGGATTAAAGATATCACAGCTTGTGGATGTG GATGAGAAGAATCAGCTGATGACAACCAACGTGTGGCTGAAGCAG GAATGGATTGACCACAAGCTCTCCTGGAATCCAGATGAATATGGAGGGATCACTGCCATCCGTGTCCCCTCTGAATCCTTGTGGCTTCCTGACATTGTTTTGTTTGAAAA TGCTGATGGACGTTTTGAAGGATCCCTGATGACCAAAGTCATAGTGAAGTACAACGGAGTGGTGACCTGGATGCCACCAGCCAGTTATAAGAGCTCCTGCACGATGGATGTGACCTTTTTTCCTTTCGACAGGCAGAACTGCTCCATGAAATTTGGGTCATGGACATATGATGGCAATATGGTGGACTTGATTTTGGTGGATGAAAATGTAGACAGAAAAGACTTCTTTGATAATGGGGAGTGGGAGATCTTAAACGCCAAAGGTATGAAAGGGAACAGGAAGGATGGGCTGTACTCTTACCCATTTGTCACTTACTCGTTTGTGTTGAGACGCCTTCCACTCTTTTACACTCTTTTCTTAATAATCCCTTGCCTGGGATTGTCTTTTCTAACCGTCCTGGTGTTTTACCTGCCTTCAGATGAAGGAGAAAAGCTTTCATTGTCGACATCAGTTCTAGTCTCCCTCACTGTTTTCCTTTTAGTGATTGAGGAAATAATCCCTTCTTCTTCCAAAGTCATCCCTCTGATTG CAACTTACCATCCCATGGCTCCTTGGGTTAAAAGACTCTTCCTTCAGAAGTTGCCTCAGCTACTTTGCATGAAGGGCCATATAGATCGTTACTCCTTCTCAGAGactgaagaaaagaaaactaCCTTGAAATCAAAGCTGCTGGGGAAGCAGAAACACAAGCAAGcaaaagaaggagagaaaatcATTATAGCCTTCCTGGAAAAGGCAGCTGACTCCATTCGATACATTTCCAGACATGTTAAAAAGGAGCATTTCATCAGACAG gTCGTCCAAGACTGGAAATTTGTAGCTCAAGTCCTGGATCGGATCTTCCTGTGGTTGTTTCTGGTGGTGTCTGTGACGGGTTCAGTTCTCATCTTTACCCCTGCATTACAGATGTGGCTGAACAGCACTTTGTAA
- the CHRNB3 gene encoding neuronal acetylcholine receptor subunit beta-3 isoform X3: MLLKHLFQGYQKWVRPVQNSNDTIKVHFGLKISQLVDVDEKNQLMTTNVWLKQEWIDHKLSWNPDEYGGITAIRVPSESLWLPDIVLFENADGRFEGSLMTKVIVKYNGVVTWMPPASYKSSCTMDVTFFPFDRQNCSMKFGSWTYDGNMVDLILVDENVDRKDFFDNGEWEILNAKGMKGNRKDGLYSYPFVTYSFVLRRLPLFYTLFLIIPCLGLSFLTVLVFYLPSDEGEKLSLSTSVLVSLTVFLLVIEEIIPSSSKVIPLIGEYLLFIMIFVTLSIIVTVFVINVHHRSSATYHPMAPWVKRLFLQKLPQLLCMKGHIDRYSFSETEEKKTTLKSKLLGKQKHKQAKEGEKIIIAFLEKAADSIRYISRHVKKEHFIRQVVQDWKFVAQVLDRIFLWLFLVVSVTGSVLIFTPALQMWLNSTL; this comes from the exons ATGCTCCTCAAGCACTTATTTCAAGGCTATCAGAAATGGGTCCGCCCCGTGCAAAACTCCAATGACACCATCAAAGTCCATTTTGGATTAAAGATATCACAGCTTGTGGATGTG GATGAGAAGAATCAGCTGATGACAACCAACGTGTGGCTGAAGCAG GAATGGATTGACCACAAGCTCTCCTGGAATCCAGATGAATATGGAGGGATCACTGCCATCCGTGTCCCCTCTGAATCCTTGTGGCTTCCTGACATTGTTTTGTTTGAAAA TGCTGATGGACGTTTTGAAGGATCCCTGATGACCAAAGTCATAGTGAAGTACAACGGAGTGGTGACCTGGATGCCACCAGCCAGTTATAAGAGCTCCTGCACGATGGATGTGACCTTTTTTCCTTTCGACAGGCAGAACTGCTCCATGAAATTTGGGTCATGGACATATGATGGCAATATGGTGGACTTGATTTTGGTGGATGAAAATGTAGACAGAAAAGACTTCTTTGATAATGGGGAGTGGGAGATCTTAAACGCCAAAGGTATGAAAGGGAACAGGAAGGATGGGCTGTACTCTTACCCATTTGTCACTTACTCGTTTGTGTTGAGACGCCTTCCACTCTTTTACACTCTTTTCTTAATAATCCCTTGCCTGGGATTGTCTTTTCTAACCGTCCTGGTGTTTTACCTGCCTTCAGATGAAGGAGAAAAGCTTTCATTGTCGACATCAGTTCTAGTCTCCCTCACTGTTTTCCTTTTAGTGATTGAGGAAATAATCCCTTCTTCTTCCAAAGTCATCCCTCTGATTGGTGAGTATCTGCTGTTCATCATGATTTTTGTGACCCTTTCTATTATTGTGACTGTTTTTGTTATCAATGTCCACCACCGCTCCTCAGCAACTTACCATCCCATGGCTCCTTGGGTTAAAAGACTCTTCCTTCAGAAGTTGCCTCAGCTACTTTGCATGAAGGGCCATATAGATCGTTACTCCTTCTCAGAGactgaagaaaagaaaactaCCTTGAAATCAAAGCTGCTGGGGAAGCAGAAACACAAGCAAGcaaaagaaggagagaaaatcATTATAGCCTTCCTGGAAAAGGCAGCTGACTCCATTCGATACATTTCCAGACATGTTAAAAAGGAGCATTTCATCAGACAG gTCGTCCAAGACTGGAAATTTGTAGCTCAAGTCCTGGATCGGATCTTCCTGTGGTTGTTTCTGGTGGTGTCTGTGACGGGTTCAGTTCTCATCTTTACCCCTGCATTACAGATGTGGCTGAACAGCACTTTGTAA
- the CHRNB3 gene encoding neuronal acetylcholine receptor subunit beta-3 isoform X1 codes for MPYPRESSSFLLGYPQVGWTGWCKMRVKCSPEMPALRLPAKGQITGALLWLEGQCSWGLASPSHHCLKSSLQLSSPTPSSVYCAVQCSPSEIGGGRRNEAVVCKWSEDSAGLLQEWIDHKLSWNPDEYGGITAIRVPSESLWLPDIVLFENADGRFEGSLMTKVIVKYNGVVTWMPPASYKSSCTMDVTFFPFDRQNCSMKFGSWTYDGNMVDLILVDENVDRKDFFDNGEWEILNAKGMKGNRKDGLYSYPFVTYSFVLRRLPLFYTLFLIIPCLGLSFLTVLVFYLPSDEGEKLSLSTSVLVSLTVFLLVIEEIIPSSSKVIPLIGEYLLFIMIFVTLSIIVTVFVINVHHRSSATYHPMAPWVKRLFLQKLPQLLCMKGHIDRYSFSETEEKKTTLKSKLLGKQKHKQAKEGEKIIIAFLEKAADSIRYISRHVKKEHFIRQVVQDWKFVAQVLDRIFLWLFLVVSVTGSVLIFTPALQMWLNSTL; via the exons ATGCCATACCCAAGGGAAAGCAGCTCCTTCCTTCTGGGCTACCCTCAGGTGGGCTGGACAGGGTGGTGTAAAATGAGAGTCAAGTGCTCTCCGGAAATGCCTGCCTTGAGGTTGCCTGCAAAAGGACAGATCACTGGGGCACTCCTATGGCTGGAGGGGCAGTGCTCATGGGGGTTAGCATCTCCCAGCCATCATTGTCTGAAATCCTCTCTGCAGCTGAGCAGTCCTACACCAAGCTCTGTCTATTGTGCTGTGCAATGCAGTCCCTCTGAGATAGGTGGTGGGAGAAGGAATGAGGCTGTTGTGTGTAAGTGGTCAGAGGATTCTGCTGGCTTGTTACAGGAATGGATTGACCACAAGCTCTCCTGGAATCCAGATGAATATGGAGGGATCACTGCCATCCGTGTCCCCTCTGAATCCTTGTGGCTTCCTGACATTGTTTTGTTTGAAAA TGCTGATGGACGTTTTGAAGGATCCCTGATGACCAAAGTCATAGTGAAGTACAACGGAGTGGTGACCTGGATGCCACCAGCCAGTTATAAGAGCTCCTGCACGATGGATGTGACCTTTTTTCCTTTCGACAGGCAGAACTGCTCCATGAAATTTGGGTCATGGACATATGATGGCAATATGGTGGACTTGATTTTGGTGGATGAAAATGTAGACAGAAAAGACTTCTTTGATAATGGGGAGTGGGAGATCTTAAACGCCAAAGGTATGAAAGGGAACAGGAAGGATGGGCTGTACTCTTACCCATTTGTCACTTACTCGTTTGTGTTGAGACGCCTTCCACTCTTTTACACTCTTTTCTTAATAATCCCTTGCCTGGGATTGTCTTTTCTAACCGTCCTGGTGTTTTACCTGCCTTCAGATGAAGGAGAAAAGCTTTCATTGTCGACATCAGTTCTAGTCTCCCTCACTGTTTTCCTTTTAGTGATTGAGGAAATAATCCCTTCTTCTTCCAAAGTCATCCCTCTGATTGGTGAGTATCTGCTGTTCATCATGATTTTTGTGACCCTTTCTATTATTGTGACTGTTTTTGTTATCAATGTCCACCACCGCTCCTCAGCAACTTACCATCCCATGGCTCCTTGGGTTAAAAGACTCTTCCTTCAGAAGTTGCCTCAGCTACTTTGCATGAAGGGCCATATAGATCGTTACTCCTTCTCAGAGactgaagaaaagaaaactaCCTTGAAATCAAAGCTGCTGGGGAAGCAGAAACACAAGCAAGcaaaagaaggagagaaaatcATTATAGCCTTCCTGGAAAAGGCAGCTGACTCCATTCGATACATTTCCAGACATGTTAAAAAGGAGCATTTCATCAGACAG gTCGTCCAAGACTGGAAATTTGTAGCTCAAGTCCTGGATCGGATCTTCCTGTGGTTGTTTCTGGTGGTGTCTGTGACGGGTTCAGTTCTCATCTTTACCCCTGCATTACAGATGTGGCTGAACAGCACTTTGTAA
- the CHRNA6 gene encoding neuronal acetylcholine receptor subunit alpha-6 isoform X1 has product MHPKRWLCWCNPAFCVWLFVFTSLIKDTTTCVSEERLFHKLFSQYNQFIRPVENVSDPVTVYFEVAITQLTNVDEVNQIMETNLWLRHIWNDYKLRWDPREYDSIEFVRVPADKIWKPDIVLYNNAVGDFQVEGKTKALLRYDGMITWTPPAIFKSSCPMDITFFPFDHQNCSLKFGSWTYDKAKIDLLIIGSKVDMNDFWENSEWEIVDASGYKHDIKYNCCEEIYTDITYSFYIRRLPMFYTINLIIPCLFISFLTVLVFYLPSDCGEKVTLCISVLLSLTVFLLVITETIPSTSLVIPLVGEYLLFTMVFVTLSIVITVFVLNIHYRTPATHKMPKWVKTIFLSLLPKVLLMQRPLEQQKKNISRKSKKGSANMLGKSKHNKQKDSKLHKEQQCHHCDKTTELTTTKRQPSHQSLKWMAEHMEYSPEVKDVISSVQFIAENVRSQNENKEVEDDWKYVAMVIDRVFLWVFIILCVFGTAGLFIQPLIAHA; this is encoded by the exons ATGCATCCTAAGAGGTGGCTATGTTGGTGTAACCCTGCCTTCTGTGTGTGGTTATTCGTGTTCACATCTTTGATTAAAG ATACCACAACCTGCGTATCGGAGGAACGGTTATTTCACAAACTCTTCTCCCAGTACAACCAGTTCATCAGGCCAGTGGAAAATGTGTCTGATCCTGTCACAGTGTATTTCGAAGTGGCCATTACCCAGCTTACAAATGTG GATGAGGTCAATCAGATCATGGAAACAAATTTGTGGTTAAGACAT atTTGGAATGACTACAAATTGCGATGGGATCCCAGAGAATATGATAGCATTGAATTTGTTCGGGTACCAGCAGATAAAATTTGGAAACCAGATATCGTCTTGTATAACAA TGCTGTGGGAGATTTTCAAGTTGAAGGCAAAACCAAAGCCCTCCTTCGCTATGATGGAATGATCACCTGGACTCCACCAGCTATTTTTAAAAGCTCCTGTCCTATGGATATTACCTTTTTCCCGTTCGATCATCAGAACTGTTCACTGAAATTTGGCTCATGGACCTATGACAAAGCCAAAATTGATCTTCTGATCATTGGATCCAAAGTAGATATGAATGACTTTTGGGAAAATAGTGAATGGGAAATAGTTGATGCTTCTGGTTACAAACATGACATCAAATATAACTGCTGTGAAGAGATCTACACAGACATAACATATTCCTTTTATATTCGAAGATTACCCATGTTTTACACCATAAATCTGATCATTCCCTGTCTCTTCATCTCGTTCCTGACTGTGTTAGTTTTTTACCTGCCATCTGACTGTGGTGAGAAGGTGACTCTTTGCATCTCTGTGCTGCTTTCTTTGACTGTATTTTTACTGGTCATCACAGAAACAATCCCATCCACCTCTTTAGTAATTCCCCTTGTAGGTGAATATTTACTCTTCACTATGGTATTTGTGACTCTGTCAATTGTCATCACGGTGTTTGTCCTGAATATACATTACAGGACTCCAGCCACACACAAAATGCCCAAATgggtaaaaaccatctttcttaGCCTGCTCCCAAAAGTCCTGTTGATGCAGAGACCAttagaacagcagaaaaaaaacatctccagaaaaagcaagaaaggaTCAGCCAATATGTTAGGCAAGTCAAAGcataacaaacaaaaagataGCAAGTTACATAAGGAGCAGCAATGCCATCACTGTGATAAGACAACTGAACTCACTACCACCAAAAGACAACCGAGCCATCAGTCCCTGAAGTGGATGGCAGAGCACATGGAGTACTCCCCAGAAGTGAAGGATGTCATTAGCAGTGTTCAGTTCATCGCAGAGAACGTGAGGtctcaaaatgaaaacaaagag GTGGAAGATGATTGGAAATATGTAGCTATGGTGATAGACAGAGTATTTCTCTGGGTGTTTATAATCCTTTGTGTGTTTGGGACTGCAGGACTCTTTATCCAGCCACTAATAGCACATGCATAA
- the CHRNA6 gene encoding neuronal acetylcholine receptor subunit alpha-6 isoform X2, with the protein MHPKRWLCWCNPAFCVWLFVFTSLIKDTTTCVSEERLFHKLFSQYNQFIRPVENVSDPVTVYFEVAITQLTNVIWNDYKLRWDPREYDSIEFVRVPADKIWKPDIVLYNNAVGDFQVEGKTKALLRYDGMITWTPPAIFKSSCPMDITFFPFDHQNCSLKFGSWTYDKAKIDLLIIGSKVDMNDFWENSEWEIVDASGYKHDIKYNCCEEIYTDITYSFYIRRLPMFYTINLIIPCLFISFLTVLVFYLPSDCGEKVTLCISVLLSLTVFLLVITETIPSTSLVIPLVGEYLLFTMVFVTLSIVITVFVLNIHYRTPATHKMPKWVKTIFLSLLPKVLLMQRPLEQQKKNISRKSKKGSANMLGKSKHNKQKDSKLHKEQQCHHCDKTTELTTTKRQPSHQSLKWMAEHMEYSPEVKDVISSVQFIAENVRSQNENKEVEDDWKYVAMVIDRVFLWVFIILCVFGTAGLFIQPLIAHA; encoded by the exons ATGCATCCTAAGAGGTGGCTATGTTGGTGTAACCCTGCCTTCTGTGTGTGGTTATTCGTGTTCACATCTTTGATTAAAG ATACCACAACCTGCGTATCGGAGGAACGGTTATTTCACAAACTCTTCTCCCAGTACAACCAGTTCATCAGGCCAGTGGAAAATGTGTCTGATCCTGTCACAGTGTATTTCGAAGTGGCCATTACCCAGCTTACAAATGTG atTTGGAATGACTACAAATTGCGATGGGATCCCAGAGAATATGATAGCATTGAATTTGTTCGGGTACCAGCAGATAAAATTTGGAAACCAGATATCGTCTTGTATAACAA TGCTGTGGGAGATTTTCAAGTTGAAGGCAAAACCAAAGCCCTCCTTCGCTATGATGGAATGATCACCTGGACTCCACCAGCTATTTTTAAAAGCTCCTGTCCTATGGATATTACCTTTTTCCCGTTCGATCATCAGAACTGTTCACTGAAATTTGGCTCATGGACCTATGACAAAGCCAAAATTGATCTTCTGATCATTGGATCCAAAGTAGATATGAATGACTTTTGGGAAAATAGTGAATGGGAAATAGTTGATGCTTCTGGTTACAAACATGACATCAAATATAACTGCTGTGAAGAGATCTACACAGACATAACATATTCCTTTTATATTCGAAGATTACCCATGTTTTACACCATAAATCTGATCATTCCCTGTCTCTTCATCTCGTTCCTGACTGTGTTAGTTTTTTACCTGCCATCTGACTGTGGTGAGAAGGTGACTCTTTGCATCTCTGTGCTGCTTTCTTTGACTGTATTTTTACTGGTCATCACAGAAACAATCCCATCCACCTCTTTAGTAATTCCCCTTGTAGGTGAATATTTACTCTTCACTATGGTATTTGTGACTCTGTCAATTGTCATCACGGTGTTTGTCCTGAATATACATTACAGGACTCCAGCCACACACAAAATGCCCAAATgggtaaaaaccatctttcttaGCCTGCTCCCAAAAGTCCTGTTGATGCAGAGACCAttagaacagcagaaaaaaaacatctccagaaaaagcaagaaaggaTCAGCCAATATGTTAGGCAAGTCAAAGcataacaaacaaaaagataGCAAGTTACATAAGGAGCAGCAATGCCATCACTGTGATAAGACAACTGAACTCACTACCACCAAAAGACAACCGAGCCATCAGTCCCTGAAGTGGATGGCAGAGCACATGGAGTACTCCCCAGAAGTGAAGGATGTCATTAGCAGTGTTCAGTTCATCGCAGAGAACGTGAGGtctcaaaatgaaaacaaagag GTGGAAGATGATTGGAAATATGTAGCTATGGTGATAGACAGAGTATTTCTCTGGGTGTTTATAATCCTTTGTGTGTTTGGGACTGCAGGACTCTTTATCCAGCCACTAATAGCACATGCATAA
- the CHRNA6 gene encoding neuronal acetylcholine receptor subunit alpha-6 isoform X3 produces the protein METNLWLRHIWNDYKLRWDPREYDSIEFVRVPADKIWKPDIVLYNNAVGDFQVEGKTKALLRYDGMITWTPPAIFKSSCPMDITFFPFDHQNCSLKFGSWTYDKAKIDLLIIGSKVDMNDFWENSEWEIVDASGYKHDIKYNCCEEIYTDITYSFYIRRLPMFYTINLIIPCLFISFLTVLVFYLPSDCGEKVTLCISVLLSLTVFLLVITETIPSTSLVIPLVGEYLLFTMVFVTLSIVITVFVLNIHYRTPATHKMPKWVKTIFLSLLPKVLLMQRPLEQQKKNISRKSKKGSANMLGKSKHNKQKDSKLHKEQQCHHCDKTTELTTTKRQPSHQSLKWMAEHMEYSPEVKDVISSVQFIAENVRSQNENKEVEDDWKYVAMVIDRVFLWVFIILCVFGTAGLFIQPLIAHA, from the exons ATGGAAACAAATTTGTGGTTAAGACAT atTTGGAATGACTACAAATTGCGATGGGATCCCAGAGAATATGATAGCATTGAATTTGTTCGGGTACCAGCAGATAAAATTTGGAAACCAGATATCGTCTTGTATAACAA TGCTGTGGGAGATTTTCAAGTTGAAGGCAAAACCAAAGCCCTCCTTCGCTATGATGGAATGATCACCTGGACTCCACCAGCTATTTTTAAAAGCTCCTGTCCTATGGATATTACCTTTTTCCCGTTCGATCATCAGAACTGTTCACTGAAATTTGGCTCATGGACCTATGACAAAGCCAAAATTGATCTTCTGATCATTGGATCCAAAGTAGATATGAATGACTTTTGGGAAAATAGTGAATGGGAAATAGTTGATGCTTCTGGTTACAAACATGACATCAAATATAACTGCTGTGAAGAGATCTACACAGACATAACATATTCCTTTTATATTCGAAGATTACCCATGTTTTACACCATAAATCTGATCATTCCCTGTCTCTTCATCTCGTTCCTGACTGTGTTAGTTTTTTACCTGCCATCTGACTGTGGTGAGAAGGTGACTCTTTGCATCTCTGTGCTGCTTTCTTTGACTGTATTTTTACTGGTCATCACAGAAACAATCCCATCCACCTCTTTAGTAATTCCCCTTGTAGGTGAATATTTACTCTTCACTATGGTATTTGTGACTCTGTCAATTGTCATCACGGTGTTTGTCCTGAATATACATTACAGGACTCCAGCCACACACAAAATGCCCAAATgggtaaaaaccatctttcttaGCCTGCTCCCAAAAGTCCTGTTGATGCAGAGACCAttagaacagcagaaaaaaaacatctccagaaaaagcaagaaaggaTCAGCCAATATGTTAGGCAAGTCAAAGcataacaaacaaaaagataGCAAGTTACATAAGGAGCAGCAATGCCATCACTGTGATAAGACAACTGAACTCACTACCACCAAAAGACAACCGAGCCATCAGTCCCTGAAGTGGATGGCAGAGCACATGGAGTACTCCCCAGAAGTGAAGGATGTCATTAGCAGTGTTCAGTTCATCGCAGAGAACGTGAGGtctcaaaatgaaaacaaagag GTGGAAGATGATTGGAAATATGTAGCTATGGTGATAGACAGAGTATTTCTCTGGGTGTTTATAATCCTTTGTGTGTTTGGGACTGCAGGACTCTTTATCCAGCCACTAATAGCACATGCATAA